The Haloferax sp. Atlit-12N genome window below encodes:
- a CDS encoding winged helix-turn-helix domain-containing protein, producing MSSWIGDEDEDEGGDAADAFEAVGRRRRLLQALSSEPLSKADLVRALSVSRSTVDRGVERLVGLGLVERSNDGFVATSAGRVALETHDEALRSMANVLDAVPILDRLPESVSPPPSLFRDAVVCTSNLSEIEQRAPLDFDISEVTALTGFNGPFLFSIWSEAREQLARLGDSATLVLSAESLDWLSKRYPDGLDAIVDAGVRVSAVEDEPGFGVVVMDRPTTASVTVVVYDHMGGPEALVVSYEPSAVAWGRRLVAARAETARSYRPDE from the coding sequence ATGTCGAGTTGGATTGGTGACGAGGACGAAGACGAGGGCGGAGACGCGGCCGACGCGTTCGAGGCGGTCGGCCGCCGCCGTCGACTCCTCCAGGCGCTCTCGTCGGAGCCGCTTTCGAAGGCCGACCTCGTCCGCGCGCTCTCGGTCTCTCGGTCCACCGTCGACCGCGGCGTCGAGCGCCTCGTCGGGCTCGGACTCGTCGAGCGGTCGAACGACGGCTTCGTCGCCACGAGCGCGGGTCGCGTCGCCTTGGAGACACACGACGAGGCGCTCCGGTCGATGGCGAACGTGCTCGACGCGGTGCCGATACTCGACCGCCTTCCCGAGTCGGTCAGTCCGCCGCCCTCGCTGTTCCGCGACGCGGTCGTCTGCACCAGCAACCTTTCGGAGATAGAACAGCGAGCCCCGCTCGATTTCGATATCAGCGAGGTGACGGCGCTCACCGGATTCAACGGCCCGTTCCTGTTCAGCATCTGGTCCGAAGCGCGCGAACAGCTCGCGCGGCTCGGCGACAGCGCCACGCTCGTCCTCTCGGCGGAGTCCCTCGACTGGCTCTCGAAGCGCTACCCCGACGGCCTCGACGCCATCGTCGACGCCGGCGTCCGCGTGTCCGCCGTCGAAGACGAACCGGGGTTCGGCGTCGTGGTCATGGACCGACCGACGACGGCTTCGGTCACGGTCGTCGTCTACGACCACATGGGCGGCCCGGAGGCGCTGGTCGTGAGCTACGAACCATCGGCCGTGGCGTGGGGCCGGCGGCTCGTCGCGGCGCGCGCCGAGACCGCCCGTTCGTACCGTCCCGACGAGTGA
- a CDS encoding dodecin, producing MVFKKITLVGRSAESFDAAVDDAINRAEETLAGVHWVEVKELGVELASVETREYQAEVEVAFELEGQDGE from the coding sequence ATGGTGTTCAAGAAAATCACCCTTGTCGGTCGGAGTGCAGAGAGTTTCGACGCCGCCGTCGACGACGCGATTAACCGCGCCGAGGAGACGCTCGCGGGCGTCCACTGGGTCGAGGTAAAGGAACTCGGCGTCGAACTCGCGTCCGTCGAGACCCGGGAGTACCAAGCCGAGGTCGAAGTCGCGTTCGAACTCGAAGGGCAAGACGGCGAGTAG
- a CDS encoding universal stress protein, whose translation MTRVVVPVRYPLSKHSRATLEEAVRVARERDAELTVLHVDLYQSNRGVTRTELKRAVEAEFGPLVRARYVVRRGFLVEETILEEVAAEEADIVVIGSKQASRWRRMLRRFLDDPDIDVFLREKLDCTVITVRADD comes from the coding sequence ATGACACGGGTCGTGGTCCCGGTTCGGTACCCCCTCTCGAAACACTCCCGGGCGACGCTCGAAGAGGCCGTCCGCGTCGCGCGAGAGCGCGACGCCGAGTTGACGGTCCTCCACGTCGACCTCTACCAGTCGAACCGCGGCGTGACGCGGACCGAACTCAAGCGGGCGGTCGAAGCCGAGTTCGGGCCGCTCGTCCGCGCGCGCTACGTGGTCCGCCGAGGCTTCCTCGTCGAGGAGACGATTCTCGAAGAGGTCGCCGCCGAGGAGGCCGACATCGTCGTCATCGGGTCGAAACAGGCGAGCCGCTGGCGGCGGATGCTCCGGCGGTTCCTCGACGACCCCGATATCGACGTGTTCCTCCGCGAAAAGCTCGACTGCACGGTCATCACCGTCCGCGCGGACGACTGA
- a CDS encoding bifunctional UDP-sugar hydrolase/5'-nucleotidase → MPRLLHYSDIENVFDDTERAGRLAGCVRALDGDDTLVVGTGDNTAPGVLSLVERGGQALDFYDAVDADLETFGNHDFDYGPSRTRELVAASGPTWVTSNVHGEDGGRFAAAEGSVPRTTREVDGLTLGFFGVTDPATGTINPEAADLDFSDPYPAASAAADALRADGADLVVALSHLGSGDDELVARCDVDLVLGGHVHAERDDVVDGVPIVRPGANGHVVWEVRVAADRIETVRHRTAEYRADEGLVVALAGRVDAAGLDEVLCRIDRPMDRAEETVAAGECRVGNAIADAYRWATGADVGLQNSGGIRSGPPVGPDVTHADLVSLVPFEEHLVVAEVTGTELLAAFGAARGAEMGFGEPDWWHAHVSGARIVWDDDRDEVIEAFVGGEPIDPEARYTVATSDYLLHSTQEFPAITQAHRVGEFEIQHDALARYAREVGFDAAVEGRIERRSATRADD, encoded by the coding sequence ATGCCTCGGCTCCTCCACTACTCCGACATCGAGAACGTCTTCGACGACACCGAGCGCGCCGGCCGCCTCGCGGGCTGTGTCCGCGCCCTCGACGGCGACGACACGCTCGTGGTCGGCACCGGCGACAACACCGCGCCGGGCGTCCTTTCGCTCGTCGAGCGCGGCGGACAGGCGCTCGACTTCTACGACGCCGTGGACGCCGACCTCGAAACGTTCGGCAACCACGACTTCGACTACGGGCCGAGCCGGACCCGCGAACTCGTCGCCGCGAGCGGACCGACGTGGGTCACGAGCAACGTGCACGGTGAGGACGGCGGCCGGTTCGCCGCCGCCGAGGGGAGCGTCCCACGGACGACCCGCGAGGTGGACGGGCTGACCCTCGGCTTCTTCGGCGTCACCGACCCCGCGACCGGCACCATCAATCCGGAAGCGGCCGACCTCGACTTCTCGGACCCCTACCCGGCCGCGTCGGCCGCGGCCGACGCGCTCAGAGCCGACGGTGCGGACCTCGTCGTCGCGCTCTCACACCTCGGCAGCGGCGACGACGAACTCGTCGCCCGGTGCGACGTGGACCTCGTCCTCGGCGGCCACGTCCACGCCGAGCGCGACGACGTGGTCGACGGCGTGCCAATCGTCCGCCCCGGCGCGAACGGCCACGTCGTCTGGGAGGTCCGCGTCGCCGCCGACCGAATCGAGACGGTCCGCCACCGGACCGCCGAGTACCGGGCCGACGAGGGGCTGGTCGTGGCGCTGGCGGGTCGGGTCGACGCCGCCGGTCTCGACGAGGTGCTCTGTCGAATCGACCGCCCGATGGACCGCGCCGAGGAGACCGTCGCGGCCGGCGAGTGCCGCGTCGGCAACGCCATCGCCGACGCCTACCGCTGGGCGACCGGCGCGGACGTGGGGCTGCAGAACAGCGGCGGCATCCGCTCCGGCCCGCCCGTCGGCCCCGACGTGACCCACGCCGACCTCGTGAGTCTCGTCCCCTTCGAGGAGCACCTCGTCGTCGCCGAGGTGACTGGCACGGAGCTACTGGCGGCGTTCGGGGCCGCCCGCGGGGCCGAGATGGGCTTCGGGGAACCGGACTGGTGGCACGCCCACGTCAGCGGCGCGCGCATCGTCTGGGACGACGACCGCGACGAGGTCATCGAGGCGTTCGTCGGCGGCGAGCCAATCGACCCCGAGGCGCGCTACACCGTCGCCACGAGCGACTACCTGCTCCACAGCACGCAAGAGTTCCCGGCCATCACGCAGGCCCACCGCGTCGGCGAGTTCGAGATTCAACACGACGCGCTGGCGCGCTATGCCCGCGAGGTCGGCTTCGACGCCGCGGTCGAAGGGCGCATCGAGCGCCGGTCGGCCACCCGCGCCGACGACTGA
- a CDS encoding mechanosensitive ion channel family protein: protein MHGVEGVADASGAVGGALTAGSHAAVAPLQSTAVEPPAFVPEYLLFPGWRIAVALVVVALSVALSKYAVRLLGRPVARQFRRQSVAQTILRIVRLAIVLVGVGVGANVLGLELGDIVLSVTVFSAVLGIVLAPIVGSIINGVFVLSDQPFEIGDMIELDDGTKGFIDEITLSYTKIFTLDNTFLVMSNSNIRDRDVINYSAEDERTRLSLDVLVTYESDIDAARDLVERAARDCDAVVEGGPDIRIGSARYPAKPTAYINSYADNGVLLRLRYWALKPYKIGRIQSEVQTRLWTLVEESEATVEFAYPHTHLVFDETSGSLHVTNNEAANRRHATASPAPGAPTHPVSDGEGADAPQAPTDATDAPEPTDAESTDTADD, encoded by the coding sequence ATGCACGGAGTCGAGGGGGTTGCCGACGCGTCGGGCGCGGTCGGCGGGGCACTGACGGCGGGGAGCCACGCTGCGGTCGCCCCGCTCCAATCGACGGCGGTCGAACCGCCGGCGTTCGTGCCGGAGTACCTCCTGTTTCCGGGGTGGCGCATCGCCGTCGCCCTCGTCGTCGTCGCCCTGTCGGTCGCGCTGTCGAAGTACGCTGTCCGGCTGCTCGGTCGGCCGGTCGCCCGGCAGTTCCGCCGCCAGAGCGTCGCCCAGACCATCCTGCGAATCGTTCGTCTCGCCATCGTCCTCGTCGGTGTCGGCGTCGGGGCGAACGTCCTCGGCCTCGAACTCGGCGACATCGTCCTCTCGGTGACGGTGTTCTCGGCGGTGCTCGGTATCGTTCTCGCGCCCATCGTCGGGAGCATCATCAACGGGGTGTTCGTCCTCTCGGACCAGCCGTTCGAAATCGGCGACATGATAGAACTCGACGACGGCACGAAGGGCTTCATCGACGAGATAACCCTGAGCTACACGAAGATATTCACCCTCGACAACACCTTTCTCGTGATGTCGAACTCGAACATCCGCGACCGCGACGTCATCAACTACTCCGCAGAGGACGAGCGGACTCGCCTGTCGCTCGACGTGCTCGTCACCTACGAGTCCGACATCGACGCCGCCCGCGACCTCGTCGAGCGCGCCGCCCGCGACTGCGACGCGGTGGTCGAAGGCGGGCCGGACATCCGCATCGGAAGCGCCCGCTACCCGGCGAAGCCGACCGCCTACATCAACTCCTACGCCGACAACGGCGTCCTCCTGCGCCTCCGCTACTGGGCGCTGAAGCCGTACAAAATCGGCCGCATTCAGTCGGAGGTCCAGACGCGCCTCTGGACGCTCGTCGAGGAGTCCGAGGCCACCGTCGAGTTCGCCTACCCGCACACACACCTCGTCTTCGACGAGACCAGCGGGAGCCTGCACGTCACCAACAACGAGGCCGCAAACCGGCGTCACGCCACCGCGTCGCCGGCACCGGGAGCGCCCACCCATCCGGTCTCTGACGGCGAGGGTGCCGACGCCCCGCAAGCCCCAACTGACGCGACTGACGCCCCGGAGCCGACGGACGCCGAGTCGACGGACACCGCCGACGACTGA
- a CDS encoding proteasome assembly chaperone family protein gives MVNATSAHPDFRITHETPPSRALLCGFSSFGLAGLTAVDFIVDHLGLEQTGHLTVEGLPAVTPFENGRPRHHTRLFSREDLDVTVLVGELFVPAVHGTQFGNAILEWTERNQVEELAVLSGIPMAHGPDEHRVFYIATDDYREARLADSDIPPMGRGFFDGTNAALVERGIGSPLGVGVYVTPVHAQVPDVEAAIRLVDAANDVYDLGVDSSPLESFAAEVQQYYAELAERLRDSEADLPEDRMYM, from the coding sequence ATGGTCAACGCGACGAGCGCCCACCCCGACTTCCGCATCACCCACGAGACGCCGCCCAGCCGAGCGCTCCTCTGCGGCTTTTCGTCGTTCGGACTCGCCGGCCTCACGGCCGTCGACTTCATCGTCGACCACCTGGGCCTCGAACAGACCGGCCACCTCACCGTCGAAGGCCTCCCGGCGGTGACCCCCTTCGAGAACGGTCGCCCCCGACACCACACCCGACTGTTCTCCCGCGAGGACCTCGACGTAACCGTCCTCGTCGGTGAACTGTTCGTCCCGGCGGTCCACGGCACCCAGTTCGGCAACGCCATCCTCGAGTGGACAGAGCGCAATCAAGTCGAGGAACTGGCCGTCCTCTCGGGGATTCCGATGGCCCACGGCCCCGACGAACACCGCGTGTTCTACATCGCCACCGACGACTACCGCGAGGCGCGACTCGCCGACAGCGACATCCCACCGATGGGACGGGGTTTCTTCGATGGCACCAACGCGGCGCTCGTCGAGCGCGGTATCGGGTCGCCCCTCGGCGTCGGCGTCTACGTCACGCCCGTCCACGCGCAGGTCCCCGACGTGGAGGCGGCTATCCGCCTCGTCGACGCCGCCAACGACGTGTACGACCTCGGCGTCGACTCCTCGCCGCTGGAGTCCTTTGCGGCCGAGGTCCAGCAGTACTACGCCGAACTCGCCGAGCGACTCCGCGACAGCGAGGCGGACCTCCCCGAGGACCGGATGTACATGTGA